One part of the Thermodesulfovibrio sp. 3462-1 genome encodes these proteins:
- a CDS encoding N-acetylmuramoyl-L-alanine amidase-like domain-containing protein, with protein MRFKTGKIYINSLLNNIKELPTERRITEISRYFLGIPYKKNSLIGSLTEEEQLVIDFEGVDCMTFIEYVEALRLSNDLNSFIENLKHVRYFDGAVDFKKRKHYFTDWNELKTVKDVTAEITEKFVTVVKELSFIDGLEPKQRIVNYIAADIIEKILFKLKTGDYCGFYTSRDCLDVTHTGIIIIDEGNVKLRHASSHKGCVIDEDFLKYAKQKEGIIIFRPEENATSS; from the coding sequence ATGCGTTTTAAAACAGGTAAAATTTATATAAATAGCTTACTGAATAATATTAAAGAACTTCCCACTGAACGAAGAATTACTGAAATATCCCGATATTTTCTTGGTATTCCCTATAAAAAAAATTCACTAATCGGTAGTCTCACTGAAGAGGAACAACTTGTAATTGATTTTGAAGGAGTCGACTGTATGACTTTTATTGAGTATGTTGAGGCATTGAGGCTTTCTAATGATTTAAACTCTTTCATTGAGAATTTGAAACATGTTAGATATTTTGATGGAGCTGTGGATTTTAAAAAAAGAAAACATTATTTTACTGACTGGAATGAGTTAAAAACAGTAAAAGATGTTACTGCAGAAATTACTGAAAAGTTTGTAACAGTTGTGAAAGAGCTTAGTTTTATTGATGGATTAGAGCCAAAACAAAGAATTGTTAATTACATTGCAGCAGATATAATAGAAAAAATTTTATTTAAACTGAAAACAGGCGATTACTGCGGTTTTTATACATCAAGAGACTGCCTTGATGTTACCCATACAGGAATAATTATTATAGACGAAGGCAATGTGAAGCTCAGGCATGCTTCAAGCCATAAAGGTTGCGTAATTGATGAAGACTTTTTAAAATATGCAAAACAAAAAGAAGGTATAATAATTTTTAGACCTGAGGAAAATGCTACATCTTCATGA
- a CDS encoding cation diffusion facilitator family transporter — protein sequence MLHLHDRKKQIRKVLLITLFLNLSVSLAKIIYGYLSNSVAIYSDGFHSLFDGISNIGGLIALYIASHPPDREHPYGHRKFETVFAIFIGVLMCITALEIVRNAYESIIESKKPLTDEKAFIILIGTLIVNIFVSVYERKKGKELKSEFLIADSAHTKVDIYITIGVIVSVVITTLTESNFVDPLAGLVVGVFVAREAILIIKESANILADRTALDGEKIISIVERCRDVEACRDVRTRGTPGQIFVDLKILVNPSISISEGHDIAERVEELIKKEFPDVVDVVVHIEPFEKN from the coding sequence ATGCTACATCTTCATGATAGAAAAAAACAGATAAGAAAAGTTCTTCTTATAACACTTTTTCTTAATCTATCTGTTTCTTTAGCAAAAATAATTTATGGGTATTTATCAAACTCTGTAGCTATTTATTCAGACGGATTTCATTCTCTTTTCGATGGAATTTCAAACATCGGTGGATTAATTGCTCTTTACATAGCAAGTCATCCACCTGACAGAGAGCATCCCTATGGACATAGAAAGTTTGAAACAGTTTTTGCAATTTTTATAGGTGTTTTGATGTGTATTACAGCATTAGAAATAGTGAGAAACGCTTATGAATCAATTATTGAATCAAAAAAGCCTCTGACAGATGAAAAAGCTTTTATCATTCTCATCGGCACTCTCATAGTTAACATTTTTGTGTCAGTTTATGAAAGGAAAAAAGGAAAGGAGCTTAAGAGCGAATTTTTAATAGCTGATTCAGCCCATACAAAGGTTGATATTTATATAACCATTGGAGTAATAGTAAGCGTGGTCATTACCACATTAACAGAGTCTAATTTTGTTGATCCATTAGCTGGTTTAGTTGTTGGAGTTTTTGTTGCAAGAGAGGCAATTCTGATAATAAAAGAATCTGCCAATATTCTTGCTGACAGAACAGCTCTTGATGGTGAAAAGATTATCAGTATTGTTGAAAGATGTAGAGATGTTGAAGCTTGCAGGGATGTAAGAACACGGGGCACACCAGGTCAGATATTTGTTGATTTAAAGATTTTAGTAAATCCTTCAATCTCTATCTCAGAAGGACATGATATAGCAGAAAGAGTTGAAGAATTAATTAAAAAAGAATTTCCCGATGTTGTTGATGTTGTAGTTCATATAGAGCCATTTGAGAAAAATTAA
- a CDS encoding HNH endonuclease gives MDRFIPSVTLEEIKKEKEKAKLLKKSSWWRKKISKRRCYYCGKEVSEKELTMDHVVPLIRGGKSVKSNIVPACKECNNKKKYMLPLEWEQYLQSLNSFDSEKVL, from the coding sequence ATGGATAGATTTATACCTTCTGTGACCCTTGAAGAAATTAAAAAAGAAAAAGAGAAAGCGAAACTTCTTAAAAAGAGTTCCTGGTGGCGCAAAAAAATTTCCAAAAGAAGATGTTATTACTGCGGGAAAGAAGTATCAGAAAAAGAGCTTACAATGGATCATGTGGTGCCTCTTATTAGAGGAGGTAAATCAGTAAAAAGCAATATAGTTCCTGCCTGCAAAGAATGCAATAATAAAAAGAAGTATATGCTTCCCTTAGAATGGGAGCAATATTTACAATCTCTGAATTCTTTTGATTCTGAAAAAGTTCTTTAA
- a CDS encoding DUF507 family protein, translated as MMLSEEKITHTSHVLFNGLINKGLIKLKVEEQEVRREIKRSFIQALKIGETIDEIVRRKLQSFSKKIIEGSPEWNVLYNKFFEEEEKKRFSR; from the coding sequence ATGATGCTTTCAGAGGAAAAAATAACTCATACTTCCCATGTTTTATTCAATGGCTTGATTAATAAAGGATTAATCAAGCTTAAGGTTGAAGAACAGGAAGTAAGAAGAGAAATTAAAAGAAGTTTTATTCAAGCTTTAAAAATTGGTGAAACAATTGATGAAATTGTAAGAAGGAAACTTCAATCGTTCTCAAAGAAAATCATTGAAGGAAGTCCTGAATGGAATGTTCTTTATAATAAATTCTTTGAAGAAGAAGAAAAAAAGAGATTCAGCCGTTAA
- a CDS encoding DUF507 family protein, with amino-acid sequence MRIPKSWVPYIANKIIENLLKKDMIEITVPKEQLLEEAEKLILDELMVEDRLNEEVRELLKKYEAEIERDKLDYRKLFEMTKQKLVKQRNLVL; translated from the coding sequence ATGAGGATACCTAAGAGCTGGGTACCATACATAGCAAACAAGATAATAGAAAATCTCTTAAAGAAAGATATGATTGAAATAACTGTTCCAAAGGAACAGCTTCTTGAGGAAGCTGAAAAGCTTATTTTAGACGAATTGATGGTGGAGGACAGACTCAATGAAGAAGTGAGAGAGCTTCTTAAGAAATATGAAGCTGAAATTGAAAGAGATAAACTTGACTACAGAAAGCTTTTTGAGATGACTAAACAAAAACTTGTAAAGCAGAGAAATTTAGTTCTATGA
- the rpsR gene encoding 30S ribosomal protein S18 produces MQQATQRRFFKKKYCRFCAEKIDFIDYKNVKMLRGFMTERGKILSRKMTGTCSKHQRQLTRAIKRARSIALLPYIEI; encoded by the coding sequence GTGCAACAGGCAACACAAAGAAGATTTTTCAAGAAAAAATACTGCCGATTCTGTGCAGAAAAAATTGATTTTATTGATTACAAAAATGTTAAAATGTTGAGAGGTTTTATGACTGAAAGAGGTAAAATCCTCTCAAGAAAAATGACAGGAACATGCTCAAAGCATCAAAGACAGTTAACAAGAGCAATTAAGAGAGCGAGATCAATTGCACTATTGCCATATATAGAGATTTAA
- the ssb gene encoding single-stranded DNA-binding protein — translation MFNRIILIGNLTRDPEIRYTPSGVAVATVPIAVNSRYKQGEELKEETLFIDAIVFGKQAETCSQYLNKGRTVLVEGRLRERRWEYEGQKRSKFEVIANNIRFFPKREPVEQHELTETPPEEYTDLEPF, via the coding sequence ATGTTTAATAGAATAATACTCATAGGAAATCTTACCAGAGACCCTGAAATAAGATATACGCCTTCGGGAGTCGCAGTGGCTACAGTTCCAATAGCTGTTAATTCAAGATATAAACAGGGTGAAGAGCTTAAAGAAGAAACTCTTTTTATTGATGCTATAGTTTTTGGTAAACAGGCTGAAACCTGTAGTCAGTATCTGAACAAAGGAAGAACTGTACTGGTTGAAGGACGATTAAGAGAAAGAAGATGGGAGTATGAAGGACAGAAAAGGAGCAAATTTGAAGTTATCGCAAACAATATAAGATTTTTTCCAAAAAGAGAACCTGTGGAGCAACATGAATTAACAGAGACTCCACCAGAAGAATACACAGATTTAGAACCATTTTAA
- the rpsF gene encoding 30S ribosomal protein S6 → MNNFYEKVVLLLPTLSEEEVQEVVNKISSIITENGGEILKIDNWGKRKLAYKLNKQTMGYYVLFLFKAPSSAIKKMEEFYRVYDPVFKFMIVKLTKQQIAALPPEIKGIPVEPSEVTAKV, encoded by the coding sequence ATGAATAATTTTTATGAAAAAGTGGTTCTTCTTCTGCCAACACTTTCTGAAGAAGAAGTGCAGGAAGTAGTTAACAAGATTTCTTCTATTATTACTGAGAATGGTGGAGAAATTTTAAAGATTGACAACTGGGGCAAAAGAAAACTTGCCTATAAACTTAACAAACAAACAATGGGATACTATGTTTTGTTTCTTTTTAAAGCTCCATCTTCAGCAATAAAAAAAATGGAAGAATTTTACAGAGTTTATGACCCGGTTTTCAAATTTATGATAGTTAAACTCACAAAACAACAGATTGCTGCACTGCCACCTGAAATAAAAGGTATACCAGTAGAACCATCTGAAGTTACTGCCAAGGTTTAG